A genomic segment from Polyangium mundeleinium encodes:
- a CDS encoding CBS domain-containing protein has protein sequence MNTKNPTVSDYMTRSPHSIGFDQTLVQAHKLMREHEIRHLPVLRGGKLIGILSERDLAFVEALRDVDSAKLRVEEAMTPLPFTAAPSTPLAGVAREMAEHRYGAAVVMQEGHVVGVFTTTDALRALADALDDKG, from the coding sequence ATGAACACGAAGAACCCCACCGTCTCGGACTACATGACCCGGAGCCCTCACTCGATCGGCTTCGATCAGACGCTTGTGCAGGCGCACAAACTCATGCGCGAGCACGAGATCCGGCACCTGCCCGTCCTTCGGGGCGGCAAGCTGATCGGAATCCTCTCCGAGCGGGATCTCGCGTTCGTCGAGGCGCTCCGCGACGTGGATTCAGCCAAGCTCCGTGTCGAGGAGGCGATGACTCCGCTGCCGTTCACGGCCGCGCCGAGCACCCCTCTCGCGGGCGTGGCGCGCGAGATGGCGGAGCACCGGTACGGCGCGGCCGTCGTGATGCAAGAGGGGCACGTCGTCGGTGTCTTCACGACGACCGACGCGCTCCGCGCCCTGGCCGACGCGCTCGACGACAAAGGATGA
- a CDS encoding aminoglycoside phosphotransferase family protein, protein MTRAKPPEIEDEVSELVASVMPGAAVLRVSRLGPDEDDDGGATGKAIGYGVPLRIRVRRPDGAESDLCLHTAKPDEFGHDRRADRAANLLLAFDSFARIPRHVCALDVGAVLDDGRLASLRRSGEFYLITEYVEGHVYADDLRRIARERTLTDRDIARCEALARLCAEVHAVRLDAPATYRRAIRDLLGHGEGIFGLVDGYPVGVTMAPPERLFRIEQRCLAWRWKLKGRGERLRRTHGDFHPFNVVFDRAGEPRLLDTSRGSAGDPADDVTCLSINYLFFALEAPGSWQGAFRTLWRTFFQTYLDVTGDRELFSVAAPFFAWRALVLCNPRWYPSIHASTRDALLGFVERILDAPCFDPDEAEGLFS, encoded by the coding sequence ATGACGAGAGCCAAGCCGCCCGAGATCGAGGACGAGGTGAGCGAGCTGGTCGCCAGCGTGATGCCGGGCGCGGCCGTGCTGCGCGTCTCGCGCCTCGGCCCCGACGAGGACGACGACGGCGGGGCGACGGGCAAGGCCATCGGATACGGCGTGCCCTTGCGAATCCGGGTGCGCAGGCCGGACGGCGCGGAGAGCGACCTCTGCCTGCACACGGCCAAACCCGACGAATTCGGGCACGACCGGCGTGCGGACCGGGCCGCGAACTTGCTCCTCGCGTTCGACAGCTTCGCGCGAATCCCGCGGCACGTGTGCGCGCTCGACGTGGGCGCGGTCCTCGACGACGGCCGCCTCGCGTCGTTGCGACGGAGCGGCGAGTTTTACCTCATCACCGAATACGTCGAGGGGCACGTCTACGCTGACGATCTCCGGCGGATCGCCCGCGAGCGCACCCTCACCGACCGGGACATCGCTCGTTGCGAGGCGCTCGCGCGGCTCTGCGCGGAGGTCCACGCGGTTCGTCTGGACGCACCCGCGACGTACCGGCGCGCGATCCGGGACCTCCTCGGGCACGGCGAGGGCATTTTCGGGCTCGTCGACGGGTATCCGGTGGGCGTGACGATGGCGCCGCCCGAGCGGCTCTTCCGCATCGAACAGCGGTGCCTCGCGTGGCGGTGGAAGCTCAAGGGCCGCGGCGAGCGCCTCCGCCGCACGCACGGCGATTTCCACCCGTTCAACGTGGTCTTCGACCGCGCGGGCGAACCTCGGCTCCTCGACACGAGCCGCGGCTCGGCCGGGGATCCCGCGGATGACGTCACGTGTTTGTCGATCAATTATCTGTTCTTCGCGCTCGAAGCCCCTGGCTCCTGGCAGGGCGCGTTCCGGACCCTCTGGCGGACGTTTTTCCAGACGTACCTCGATGTGACGGGGGATCGGGAGCTTTTCTCCGTGGCCGCGCCCTTCTTCGCGTGGCGGGCGCTCGTACTCTGCAATCCCCGCTGGTATCCGTCGATTCACGCGAGCACGCGGGATGCGCTCCTCGGGTTCGTCGAGCGTATCCTCGATGCGCCGTGCTTCGATCCGGACGAGGCGGAGGGCCTCTTCTCGTGA
- a CDS encoding adenylyl-sulfate kinase: MNGAVVWITGLPSAGKSTLADRVFRRFVEEHRSSILLDGDVVRAAMRPPPGYGEEARADFYETLANLAAMLARQGHVVLVPATAHLRVFRDKARAVAPRFFEVYVRAAPERCAERDAKGLYAAAREGKVSGLPGFDLPYEPPEAPDVVALGGHDEEAVQKIVRLSA, translated from the coding sequence GTGAACGGCGCGGTCGTATGGATCACCGGGCTCCCGTCGGCGGGGAAATCGACGCTGGCCGACCGAGTGTTTCGGCGGTTCGTCGAGGAACACAGGTCGAGCATTTTGCTCGACGGGGACGTGGTGCGTGCGGCGATGCGGCCGCCGCCGGGGTATGGCGAGGAGGCGCGGGCCGATTTCTACGAGACGCTGGCGAACCTGGCGGCGATGCTGGCGCGGCAAGGACACGTGGTGCTGGTGCCGGCGACGGCGCATCTGCGTGTCTTTCGGGACAAGGCGCGCGCCGTCGCGCCCCGCTTCTTCGAGGTGTACGTTCGCGCCGCGCCCGAGCGATGCGCGGAGCGGGACGCGAAAGGGCTTTATGCGGCGGCGCGCGAGGGCAAGGTCTCGGGGCTGCCCGGCTTCGACCTGCCGTACGAGCCGCCCGAGGCGCCCGATGTGGTCGCGCTCGGCGGGCACGACGAGGAGGCCGTGCAGAAAATCGTCCGCCTGTCCGCCTGA
- a CDS encoding glycosyl transferase family 1, with product MMDLVQEVHAQIRSLERFVPLLGQTAVDDARSLARGLHERLAGGVIWNVNSTAVGGGVAEMLHSLLGYARGAGLDVRWLTIGGAPEFFRITKRLHHALHGDRGDGSPLDEAAHHVYASTLCRNAVELRELVRSGDVVLLHDPQPAGLAPMLLAAGARVLWRCHIGADETNEEVELGWRFLARYLDGVGCMIFSRERYVPARYRDGRASIVQPSIDAFSAKNIELDEHTVRSILVHVGILEGPPPPSPNYAFVRSDDTPGRVERSADILRLGRAPAWETPLVVQVSRWDPLKDMLGVLCGFSSMVQHHAAPAVDLVLAGPNVRAVADDPEGPAVFEAVSRAFLEQPPAIRAHVHLAMLPTADVEENAVIVMRCNATRRSSCKRACTRGLASR from the coding sequence ATGATGGACCTCGTGCAGGAAGTCCACGCGCAGATCCGCTCCCTCGAGCGCTTCGTGCCCCTGCTGGGGCAAACCGCGGTCGACGATGCGCGGAGCCTCGCGCGGGGGCTCCACGAGCGGCTGGCCGGCGGCGTCATCTGGAACGTCAACTCGACGGCCGTGGGCGGCGGCGTGGCGGAAATGCTGCATTCGCTCCTCGGGTACGCGCGCGGCGCGGGCCTCGACGTGCGCTGGTTGACCATCGGCGGCGCGCCCGAATTCTTTCGAATCACGAAGCGCCTGCACCACGCCCTTCACGGCGATCGCGGCGACGGCTCTCCGCTCGACGAGGCCGCGCATCATGTGTACGCGTCGACCCTCTGCCGCAATGCGGTCGAGCTGCGCGAGCTCGTCCGCTCCGGCGACGTGGTGCTGCTGCACGATCCGCAGCCCGCGGGCCTCGCGCCGATGCTGCTCGCGGCGGGCGCGCGGGTCCTCTGGCGGTGCCACATCGGCGCGGACGAGACGAATGAAGAGGTCGAGCTCGGCTGGCGGTTCCTCGCGCGGTACCTCGACGGCGTCGGGTGCATGATCTTTTCCCGGGAGAGGTATGTCCCGGCGCGGTATCGCGACGGGCGGGCGTCGATCGTCCAGCCGAGCATCGACGCGTTCTCCGCGAAGAACATCGAGCTCGACGAGCACACCGTCCGCTCGATTCTGGTCCACGTGGGCATCCTCGAAGGGCCTCCGCCGCCGTCGCCCAATTATGCGTTCGTGCGCAGCGACGACACGCCTGGGCGCGTGGAGCGATCGGCTGACATCCTTCGGCTCGGTCGCGCGCCTGCCTGGGAGACGCCGCTCGTCGTGCAGGTGTCCCGCTGGGACCCGCTGAAGGATATGCTCGGCGTGCTGTGCGGCTTTTCGAGCATGGTGCAGCACCACGCGGCCCCCGCGGTCGACCTCGTGCTCGCGGGCCCGAACGTGCGCGCGGTGGCCGACGATCCGGAGGGCCCCGCCGTCTTCGAGGCCGTCTCCCGTGCTTTTCTCGAACAACCGCCGGCCATCCGCGCGCACGTCCACCTCGCGATGCTGCCGACCGCGGACGTCGAGGAGAATGCGGTGATCGTCATGCGCTGCAACGCCACGCGGCGATCGTCGTGCAAAAGAGCCTGCACGAGGGGTTTGGCCTCACGGTGA
- a CDS encoding glycosyltransferase has product MQKSLHEGFGLTVTEAMWKARPVIASAVGGIQDQIEDGVSGVLLRDPADLDTFAGELHRVLADRALAERLGVAARARVRERFLGIRHLVQYGAIIGRLLAA; this is encoded by the coding sequence GTGCAAAAGAGCCTGCACGAGGGGTTTGGCCTCACGGTGACGGAGGCGATGTGGAAGGCGCGTCCCGTGATCGCCAGCGCCGTCGGCGGGATCCAGGATCAGATCGAGGACGGGGTGAGCGGGGTCCTTTTGCGGGATCCGGCCGATTTGGATACGTTCGCGGGCGAACTGCACCGTGTCCTCGCGGATCGAGCTTTGGCGGAGCGCCTCGGGGTCGCTGCGCGCGCGCGCGTGCGGGAACGATTTCTCGGGATCCGGCACCTCGTCCAGTATGGCGCGATCATCGGGCGTCTCCTCGCGGCATGA
- a CDS encoding M23 family metallopeptidase, translated as MPFASRTTRSRLFLLAMLPLACSAPGASSSSGSGGEGGSGSTTGSGTGGAGMGGGGGMGGMTSSTGVGPGSGSGGSLPMLPCDAGFAFDSNPITSPILTVSYTNQTPYAYVNMKVTGPGAPASQWGGVLGSGPYTWTYTVYGFDPGVLTFTFVEGENGGNPGNPVAQCQIEALVEGSTNPGSSGSGGGGQASCADLAQANGWPGGTFTCDDGTHNWCAGTGTPTSDCVRCCSPSCGVLAQLYNSTANCDDGNNGACKGSGVLTWDCKAGCCGPGIPNSQPPAGGAFGYPVGDKSTSPAGGAGWQVWQVLGHYWDVYGGAHLAEDIGKAGAANAPVSSVADGVVLVSAPNGSSYVNVILVQHPMPDGTSVCSFYGHLATRTVSPGQSVKRGDQIGTVLDQGSNSHLHYFIAPKSLCDKIAGLNGGGACGYDGSGGVPGLGHADLANAPESYTASGTNNGCSLNGYQILAPHDFIDAHHF; from the coding sequence ATGCCCTTCGCGTCACGAACCACGCGCTCGCGTCTTTTTCTGCTGGCGATGCTGCCCCTCGCGTGCTCCGCGCCGGGCGCGTCGTCGTCCTCGGGCAGCGGAGGGGAAGGGGGCAGCGGCAGCACGACCGGGTCCGGCACGGGCGGCGCGGGAATGGGCGGCGGCGGCGGGATGGGCGGAATGACGTCCTCGACGGGCGTGGGGCCCGGCTCGGGGAGCGGCGGGAGCCTGCCGATGCTGCCGTGCGACGCGGGATTCGCGTTCGACAGCAATCCCATCACCTCGCCGATCCTCACGGTCTCGTACACGAACCAGACGCCTTATGCCTACGTCAACATGAAGGTGACGGGGCCGGGGGCGCCCGCCTCGCAATGGGGCGGCGTGTTGGGATCCGGGCCGTATACGTGGACGTACACAGTGTACGGCTTCGATCCCGGCGTCCTGACGTTCACGTTCGTCGAGGGGGAGAACGGGGGCAACCCGGGCAACCCCGTGGCGCAATGCCAGATCGAGGCGCTCGTCGAGGGAAGCACGAACCCGGGGTCGAGCGGCAGCGGTGGCGGGGGGCAAGCGAGCTGCGCGGATCTGGCCCAGGCCAATGGCTGGCCCGGCGGCACCTTTACGTGCGACGACGGCACCCACAACTGGTGCGCGGGGACGGGCACGCCGACGAGTGATTGCGTGCGCTGCTGCAGCCCTTCGTGTGGTGTGCTCGCGCAGCTCTACAATTCGACCGCGAACTGCGACGACGGAAATAACGGCGCTTGCAAGGGTTCGGGGGTCCTCACGTGGGATTGCAAGGCAGGGTGCTGTGGCCCTGGGATCCCGAATTCGCAGCCGCCGGCCGGCGGGGCCTTCGGATACCCCGTGGGTGACAAGAGCACGAGTCCGGCGGGCGGAGCCGGCTGGCAGGTCTGGCAGGTCCTCGGGCATTATTGGGACGTGTACGGCGGGGCGCACCTCGCCGAGGACATCGGCAAGGCCGGCGCGGCGAACGCGCCCGTCTCTTCGGTGGCGGACGGGGTCGTTTTGGTCTCCGCGCCGAACGGGAGTTCTTACGTGAACGTGATTCTCGTCCAGCACCCGATGCCGGACGGGACGAGCGTGTGCTCGTTTTATGGCCACCTGGCCACGCGCACGGTCTCCCCGGGACAATCCGTCAAGCGCGGGGATCAAATCGGCACGGTCCTCGACCAGGGGTCGAACTCCCACCTGCATTATTTCATCGCGCCGAAGAGCCTCTGCGACAAGATCGCGGGCCTGAACGGCGGAGGCGCCTGCGGATATGATGGATCGGGCGGCGTCCCGGGGCTCGGGCATGCCGACCTCGCGAACGCGCCGGAATCGTACACGGCCTCGGGGACAAACAACGGGTGCAGCCTGAACGGCTACCAGATCCTGGCCCCGCACGATTTCATCGATGCGCACCACTTCTGA